CCGCCGCTCAGTGCCTGTCCGCTGGTGCAGCCGCGCGCGAGCCGCGCACCGAAGCCCATGATCGTTCCGCCGATCAGCGCGAACATCCATCGCTGCTGCGGTGTGATCCGCGCCCCGCGGAAGGTCTCGACCTTCATGCGTCCGGCCGTCAGGCCCGACACCAGGCCACCGGCGATCGCGCCGAGGACCATCCACGTGATCCAGTGGTCGAAGGGATTCGTGTCGCCGCCGGCCATCGGCGCCAGGTAGGGATTGGTGTCGACCTGCGCGGGGGCGACGGCGTCGACGCCGGCCGCCACGACC
The sequence above is a segment of the Candidatus Krumholzibacteriia bacterium genome. Coding sequences within it:
- a CDS encoding YeeE/YedE thiosulfate transporter family protein, with the translated sequence MTTLPRASWNPYVAGFALGLVLTASFVIAGHGLGASGAVGRVVAAGVDAVAPAQVDTNPYLAPMAGGDTNPFDHWITWMVLGAIAGGLVSGLTAGRMKVETFRGARITPQQRWMFALIGGTIMGFGARLARGCTSGQALSGGAMLSVGSWAFMFSVFIGGYALAYFVRRLWND